The Pseudomonas sp. MM223 genome segment CCCACCTTGACCCAGCAGGGCATCCCTTCGGTGTTTCGCACGGTCAACGACGACGCCACCCTGGGCCGCTACGCCGGCAACTACCTGGTCAGCCAGCTCAAGGCTCAGCGCATCGCCATTTTCGATGACCGCACCGCCTATGGCCAAGGCCTGGCCGACGAGGTGACCAAGGCGGTCAAGGCGGCTGGCGGCAATGTGGTGGTGCGTGAGTACACCAACGACAAGTCCACCGATTTCAACGCCATCCTCACCACCGCCAAGGCGCAAAAGGCCGACGCGGTGTTCTTCGCGGCACTCGACTACCAGGCCGCCCCTATGGCCAAGCAGATGAAGAACCTGGGCCTGAAGGCGCGCTTCATGAACATCGGCAACCTGCCCAACGACTCGTTCAAGCAGATGGCCGGCAGCGCCGCCGAAGGTACCTACGCCTGGAACTACGGCACGCCGCTGCTGGACATGCCCAAAGGCGCAGCCTTCGAACAAAAGCTCAAGGACAAGTTCGGCGTGGGTGTGGTGCAGTCTTCGCCTGCTGCCTATGACGCCACCTGGGCCGCGATCAACGCCATGGTCAAGGCAGGCTCCGATGACCCCAAAGTGTACCTGCCCGTGCTCAAGAGCCAGAGCTATGACGGCGTCACCGGCACCATCGCCTTCGATGACAAGGGCAACCTGAAGAACCCGGCGGCCACTGTGTTCCAGTTCGCCGACGGTGGCTGGAAAACCTTATCGGTCGAACGTGACTGAGTTTCACCCCATAACAAGCGGGCACACGCCTGCGACATAACAAGAAGACTTTTCCCACCTGCCAGGCCTGTCGGCGTGCGGCGCTGAGCTGCCGCGCGCCGACGACAACGCAGTTTCGAGGATTCAGCGCGTGGACGGTAATTTCGATATCTTGTTGCAACAGGTCCTCAACGGCCTGGTGCTGGGCAGCATCTATGCCCTGGTAGCCTTGGGCTACACCATGGTCTACGGCATCATCGGCCTGATCA includes the following:
- the braC_1 gene encoding Leucine-, isoleucine-, valine-, threonine-, and alanine-binding protein (*Name braC_1); the encoded protein is MNNNKGGRTALATAVTLLMAMGTANAADSEIVRIGFAGPLTGPSAHQGQDVEHGIQIAVEEANQQQLKIGDKVAQFKLVSEDDVADPRTGTAVAQRLVDSKVAVVIGHYNSGTSIPASKIYAAAGIPQISPSATNPTLTQQGIPSVFRTVNDDATLGRYAGNYLVSQLKAQRIAIFDDRTAYGQGLADEVTKAVKAAGGNVVVREYTNDKSTDFNAILTTAKAQKADAVFFAALDYQAAPMAKQMKNLGLKARFMNIGNLPNDSFKQMAGSAAEGTYAWNYGTPLLDMPKGAAFEQKLKDKFGVGVVQSSPAAYDATWAAINAMVKAGSDDPKVYLPVLKSQSYDGVTGTIAFDDKGNLKNPAATVFQFADGGWKTLSVERD